One region of Desulfovibrio intestinalis genomic DNA includes:
- a CDS encoding cobyric acid synthase, whose protein sequence is MPPAIMFQGTCSNAGKSLLTAALCRLLARRGLRVVPFKAQNMALNSFVTADGKEMGRAQALQAAACGLAADVRMNPVLLKPTSNTGSQIIVMGEPVGQMRVGAYLRYKPEAWKAVRRAYRSLAAEADVVVLEGAGSPAEINLKAHDIVNMRMARYARAHVALVADIDRGGAFAALAGTMALLTRAERARVAGFILNKFRGDPTLLDPALQILTQRTGKPFWGVVPMLENLRLPEEDSVSFKMGITPGLRMGECHATAADMLDVVVPDLPHISNATDLDALRQEPGLRLRIVRHAEDWGHPHAVIVPGSRNTVADLRFLRATGLADAILHFARTTLETSCGALVGICGGLQMLGSVIADPLALEEGGSECGLGILPLATSLEADKKLLRVTGRTCACLTANVPSGRGGAAVGEELLAPAQEVEGYEIHHGRTVPLLGQTGNFSWPCESAIPQPRVIMADSSGRPLGWGLCDSAGRARVWGSYVHGLFDADAFRHAFLASLRVDSGMPPLEGAPYALGPELDRLADTVEKSLDMPTIYGLLGLC, encoded by the coding sequence ATGCCACCCGCCATCATGTTTCAGGGAACGTGCTCCAATGCGGGCAAAAGCCTGCTCACAGCAGCCCTGTGCCGTTTGCTGGCACGCAGGGGGCTTCGGGTTGTGCCCTTCAAGGCGCAGAATATGGCGCTCAACTCCTTTGTCACCGCCGATGGTAAAGAAATGGGCCGCGCTCAGGCGCTTCAGGCCGCCGCCTGCGGTTTGGCCGCGGATGTGCGTATGAATCCCGTGTTGCTCAAACCCACGTCAAACACAGGCTCGCAGATCATCGTCATGGGTGAGCCTGTGGGACAGATGCGCGTGGGGGCCTACCTGCGTTACAAGCCCGAAGCCTGGAAGGCCGTGCGCCGCGCCTACCGCAGTCTTGCTGCCGAAGCCGACGTGGTGGTGCTTGAGGGCGCAGGCAGCCCGGCAGAAATCAACCTCAAGGCTCACGATATTGTAAACATGCGTATGGCCCGCTACGCCCGCGCCCATGTGGCCCTTGTGGCCGATATTGACAGGGGCGGGGCCTTTGCGGCGCTGGCTGGCACGATGGCCTTGCTGACGCGGGCCGAAAGGGCGCGGGTGGCCGGGTTTATTCTCAATAAATTTCGCGGTGATCCCACACTGCTGGACCCGGCATTGCAAATCCTCACACAGCGCACGGGCAAACCCTTCTGGGGCGTAGTGCCCATGCTGGAAAACCTGCGCCTGCCCGAAGAAGATTCCGTCAGTTTCAAAATGGGCATCACGCCTGGTCTCCGTATGGGAGAATGCCATGCTACGGCAGCGGATATGCTGGATGTAGTGGTGCCGGATCTGCCCCACATCAGCAATGCCACTGATCTTGACGCGTTGCGGCAGGAGCCTGGTTTGCGCCTGCGCATTGTGCGACATGCCGAGGATTGGGGGCACCCGCATGCCGTCATTGTGCCCGGCAGCCGGAATACCGTTGCGGATCTGCGCTTTCTGCGCGCCACGGGGCTGGCGGACGCCATTCTGCACTTTGCCCGCACAACCCTTGAAACATCGTGTGGAGCTTTGGTGGGCATTTGCGGGGGATTGCAGATGCTTGGCAGTGTTATTGCTGACCCGTTGGCGCTTGAGGAAGGCGGCAGCGAATGCGGCCTGGGCATTTTGCCGCTGGCAACCAGCCTGGAAGCCGATAAAAAACTGTTGCGCGTCACAGGGCGAACCTGCGCCTGCCTGACCGCGAACGTTCCGTCAGGCAGAGGCGGCGCGGCGGTGGGTGAAGAGCTGCTGGCTCCGGCGCAGGAAGTGGAGGGCTATGAGATACATCATGGCCGCACCGTACCGCTGCTTGGGCAGACGGGCAATTTTTCATGGCCCTGCGAATCTGCGATTCCACAGCCGCGTGTAATAATGGCAGATTCTTCAGGGCGGCCTCTTGGCTGGGGGCTGTGCGATTCCGCCGGGCGGGCACGGGTGTGGGGCAGCTATGTTCACGGGCTGTTTGATGCGGACGCATTCCGTCACGCCTTTTTGGCTTCCCTGCGCGTCGACAGCGGTATGCCGCCTCTTGAAGGCGCACCCTACGCCCTTGGCCCGGAGCTGGACAGATTGGCGGATACGGTTGAGAAGTCTCTGGACATGCCAACCATTTACGGCCTACTTGGCCTGTGCTAG
- a CDS encoding chemotaxis protein CheW, whose translation MDHIADAALELNGEDEHEGDRLQLVTFNIAEEEFGVDILSVQEIIRPMQITMVPHAARFIEGVINLRGKVIPVINMRTRFNMPAVERDSNTRIVVMEFSQKIVGFLVDSVSEVLRIPASTVEAAPPVICGIGSEYIRGVGKLDDRLLILLDLDTLLSEMNAEAG comes from the coding sequence ATGGATCATATAGCTGATGCCGCTCTTGAGCTGAACGGCGAAGACGAGCACGAAGGCGACAGGCTGCAGCTGGTCACCTTTAACATTGCCGAAGAAGAGTTTGGGGTAGACATTCTTTCCGTGCAGGAAATTATCCGCCCCATGCAGATAACCATGGTGCCGCATGCGGCGCGCTTCATTGAAGGCGTCATCAATCTGCGGGGCAAGGTCATACCTGTCATCAACATGCGCACCCGCTTCAACATGCCTGCCGTGGAGCGCGACAGCAACACCCGCATTGTTGTTATGGAGTTCAGCCAGAAAATAGTGGGCTTTCTTGTGGACAGCGTTTCAGAAGTTCTGCGCATTCCTGCTTCCACTGTGGAGGCTGCTCCGCCCGTGATTTGCGGTATTGGATCGGAGTATATCAGGGGAGTGGGCAAGCTGGATGACCGCCTGCTTATTCTTCTTGACCTGGACACGTTATTGAGCGAAATGAACGCCGAAGCGGGCTAG
- a CDS encoding glycosyltransferase family 2 protein, giving the protein MSAPAISIIMNCLNSSRDLREAMDSIMAQTFSDFEVIFWDNGSTDESPAIAQSYGEKVRYFRGETTVPLGAARNLALAHARGRYIAFLDCDDIWRPRKLELQVALFENNPRLGLVCTDTEIFDGKRVLKRVFSETGPERGMVFAALMERQWISMSSAAVRAEALAGLSARGTPTGQGENGGWFDESLNVCEEADVFYRIAHDWELDHVDEPLTVWRVHGSNTTFRKFGQFADETLRILDKHRNLYPGYDQEHAGLVLLLTRRAAFQKAVALWREGRNAEARQAIAPWRHSGKKYQMFWWASFFPGIFFDFAARLYFALPASLRR; this is encoded by the coding sequence ATGAGCGCTCCCGCCATTTCAATCATCATGAACTGCCTCAACAGCTCACGCGATCTGCGTGAAGCTATGGACAGCATTATGGCCCAGACGTTTTCGGATTTCGAGGTTATATTCTGGGACAATGGCTCCACTGACGAAAGCCCGGCCATCGCGCAAAGCTATGGCGAGAAGGTGCGTTACTTCCGGGGCGAAACCACCGTACCTCTTGGGGCTGCCCGCAACCTGGCGCTTGCCCATGCCAGAGGACGGTATATTGCCTTTCTGGATTGCGACGACATTTGGCGGCCCCGCAAGCTGGAGCTGCAGGTAGCCCTGTTTGAAAACAATCCCCGGCTGGGGCTTGTGTGTACGGATACGGAAATTTTTGACGGCAAGCGGGTGCTCAAGCGCGTATTTTCAGAGACCGGGCCAGAGCGGGGCATGGTCTTTGCCGCCCTTATGGAGCGGCAGTGGATATCCATGTCGTCTGCCGCGGTGCGTGCCGAGGCCCTTGCTGGCCTTTCCGCCCGGGGCACGCCCACCGGGCAGGGAGAAAACGGCGGCTGGTTTGATGAAAGCCTCAACGTTTGTGAAGAAGCTGACGTTTTTTACCGTATCGCGCATGACTGGGAACTGGATCATGTGGACGAACCCCTTACGGTGTGGCGCGTACACGGATCAAATACGACCTTTCGCAAGTTCGGCCAGTTCGCGGACGAAACCCTGCGCATTCTTGACAAACACCGTAACCTCTACCCCGGTTACGATCAGGAACATGCCGGTCTTGTTCTTCTTCTTACCCGCCGGGCAGCCTTTCAGAAGGCTGTGGCGCTGTGGCGCGAAGGCAGAAATGCAGAAGCGCGCCAGGCCATAGCGCCCTGGCGGCACAGCGGAAAAAAATACCAGATGTTCTGGTGGGCCAGCTTTTTTCCCGGGATTTTTTTTGATTTTGCCGCCCGTCTGTACTTTGCCCTCCCTGCCAGCCTGCGCCGTTAA
- a CDS encoding DegT/DnrJ/EryC1/StrS family aminotransferase → MSMRLSRSIVGEAEARAVSRVLLEDGYLGMGNEVRLFEEELAQYLGVKPEQVITTNTGTAALHLAVDAVAAQCRVPGKPEVLVPSLTFVASFQAITAAGCVPVACDVLAETGTLDLADAEKRITPNTIALMYVDYASNPWHLDEVYDFARRKGLRVIEDAAHAFGCKHDGRKIGSFGDMVCFSFDGIKNITCGEGGCLVAFDAEAGQLASDGRLLSVENDAQKRFAGARSWDPDVKRQGWRYHMSNIMAAIGRVQLSRLEEEFIPARRALAARYAERLAAVPHVALLHTDPRDFVVRHIMPVRILDGRKDAVKEFLATQDLPTGVHYKPNHLLTYFGHGESLPVTEQLYAELVTLPLHPALTLEDVDAVCTGIEEALRR, encoded by the coding sequence ATGTCCATGCGTCTTTCACGTTCCATTGTGGGCGAAGCAGAAGCCCGTGCCGTCAGCCGTGTTCTTCTTGAGGACGGCTATCTTGGTATGGGCAATGAAGTGCGTCTTTTTGAAGAAGAACTGGCCCAGTACCTTGGTGTAAAGCCAGAGCAGGTCATCACAACAAACACGGGCACAGCAGCCCTGCATCTGGCTGTGGATGCCGTGGCCGCCCAGTGCCGTGTGCCCGGAAAACCCGAAGTTCTTGTACCTTCACTGACGTTTGTGGCGTCCTTTCAGGCCATCACCGCTGCGGGCTGCGTGCCCGTGGCATGCGATGTGCTGGCAGAAACCGGCACCCTTGATCTGGCCGATGCTGAAAAGCGTATTACTCCCAATACCATTGCGCTCATGTATGTGGACTATGCCAGCAACCCCTGGCATCTCGACGAAGTGTACGATTTTGCCCGGCGCAAGGGACTGCGCGTGATAGAAGACGCCGCGCATGCTTTTGGCTGCAAGCACGACGGCCGCAAGATCGGCAGTTTTGGCGATATGGTCTGCTTCAGTTTTGATGGCATTAAAAATATCACCTGCGGCGAAGGCGGCTGCCTTGTGGCTTTTGACGCCGAGGCGGGCCAGCTGGCTTCGGACGGCCGCCTGCTTTCTGTGGAAAATGACGCGCAAAAGCGCTTTGCCGGAGCCCGCTCCTGGGACCCCGACGTGAAGCGGCAGGGCTGGCGTTACCACATGAGCAACATTATGGCCGCCATCGGACGCGTGCAGCTTTCGCGTCTGGAAGAGGAATTCATTCCTGCCCGGCGAGCCCTCGCGGCCCGCTATGCCGAACGTCTGGCTGCTGTGCCGCATGTAGCCCTGCTGCACACGGATCCTCGTGATTTTGTGGTGCGCCATATCATGCCAGTGCGCATACTTGATGGCCGCAAGGACGCCGTGAAAGAGTTTCTGGCTACCCAGGATCTGCCCACGGGCGTCCACTACAAGCCCAACCATCTGTTGACCTACTTCGGTCACGGTGAAAGCCTGCCCGTTACGGAACAGCTTTATGCCGAACTGGTGACTCTGCCTCTGCATCCCGCTTTGACCCTGGAAGATGTGGACGCCGTGTGCACTGGCATAGAAGAGGCCTTGAGACGGTGA
- a CDS encoding GtrA family protein encodes MSGLRPPRLADLTAFVRGLLDKRWIRFGMVGGAATLTYALLGLLFVNFGGMPVLMGNALAYALSFIVSYLGQSLWTFGTASSASGLSHWTRLARFAAAQALGLGLNSAIIWLLIRLSLTYEAAMPVAVLLVPVMVYLLCKYWVFRQSADIRPSTQAAQQTPPSVHPPTNEE; translated from the coding sequence GTGAGTGGGCTGCGGCCGCCCCGTCTGGCTGACCTCACGGCCTTTGTAAGGGGGCTGCTGGACAAGCGGTGGATACGCTTCGGCATGGTAGGTGGAGCGGCTACGCTGACCTATGCCTTGCTGGGGCTGCTGTTCGTCAATTTTGGGGGCATGCCTGTCCTGATGGGCAATGCTCTGGCCTATGCACTGAGCTTCATTGTTTCCTACTTGGGGCAAAGCCTGTGGACTTTCGGGACAGCCAGCTCTGCGAGCGGGCTGTCCCATTGGACCAGGCTGGCCCGGTTTGCCGCTGCCCAGGCCCTGGGGCTTGGGCTCAATTCTGCCATCATCTGGCTGCTCATACGTTTGAGCCTGACGTATGAGGCCGCCATGCCCGTAGCCGTGCTGCTTGTTCCGGTTATGGTCTATTTGCTGTGCAAGTACTGGGTGTTCCGGCAAAGCGCGGATATAAGACCATCAACGCAGGCCGCGCAGCAAACGCCACCGTCTGTCCATCCCCCAACCAATGAGGAATGA
- a CDS encoding L-lactate permease yields MAWTQVYDPMGGAVWSALVAGIPLISLFYMLAVRRAKGHYAAALAVCLAFVLALFVWGMPVGTAFSALTYGAAFGLFPIIWIVITAVWVYNMTVESGEFEYIKDSLARLTDDRRLQAIFIAFAFGSFIEGTAGFGTPVAITAAMLVGLGFKPLYAAGICLIANTAPVAFGAIGIPIIVGAQVSGLNEMTVSQIVGRQLPFLSILVPLWLCCVMCGFRRAMEVLPAIIVAGVAFAGSQFLFSNFHGPTLPDIMSALITIIAMVLLLRVWKPARIWRFEGEQESKIEGAAPAFGVVVRAWLPYIILAVMVFLWGLPQFKNMLNAIPGAVMKFAWPGLDGMVEKTLPIVTKNSAYAAVFTFNWLSAGGTAILIAGFIAVPFMPGYSFGKAVNCFGRTIFQLRFPILTIAMILGLAYLMNYSGMSSTMGIAFTLTGSLFPLFSPILGWLGVFLTGSDTSSNALFCGMQRSTAEVVGMDPNLAVAANSSGGVTGKMISPQSISVATAATNLVGHEGDLFRFTLGHSIAMTLFICALTYLQAGVLHWMLPS; encoded by the coding sequence ATGGCATGGACGCAAGTTTATGATCCTATGGGTGGTGCCGTGTGGTCCGCTCTTGTGGCGGGCATTCCGCTGATCAGTCTTTTTTACATGTTGGCGGTTCGCCGCGCCAAAGGGCACTACGCAGCAGCCTTGGCCGTGTGTTTGGCCTTCGTTCTCGCGCTTTTTGTCTGGGGCATGCCTGTAGGCACGGCATTCAGCGCGCTGACTTACGGCGCGGCCTTCGGCCTCTTCCCGATCATCTGGATCGTTATCACGGCCGTGTGGGTGTACAACATGACCGTGGAATCAGGCGAGTTTGAGTACATCAAAGACTCGCTTGCCCGTCTGACAGACGACCGCCGTCTGCAGGCCATCTTTATCGCCTTTGCCTTTGGTTCGTTTATCGAAGGCACGGCTGGCTTCGGCACGCCCGTGGCCATCACTGCGGCCATGCTGGTGGGCCTGGGCTTCAAGCCCCTGTACGCCGCCGGTATCTGCCTTATCGCCAACACCGCTCCCGTGGCCTTTGGCGCCATCGGTATTCCGATTATCGTGGGCGCGCAGGTTTCTGGTCTGAACGAAATGACCGTCAGCCAGATCGTGGGCCGTCAGTTGCCCTTCCTGTCCATTCTTGTGCCCTTGTGGCTCTGCTGCGTTATGTGCGGCTTCCGCCGTGCTATGGAAGTGCTGCCCGCCATTATTGTGGCTGGCGTGGCCTTCGCCGGTTCGCAGTTCCTGTTCTCCAACTTCCACGGCCCGACCCTGCCCGACATCATGTCGGCCCTGATCACCATCATCGCCATGGTGCTGCTGCTGCGCGTGTGGAAGCCCGCCCGCATCTGGCGTTTTGAAGGCGAGCAGGAAAGCAAGATTGAAGGTGCTGCACCTGCCTTTGGCGTTGTCGTGCGTGCATGGCTGCCTTACATCATTCTGGCCGTCATGGTCTTCCTGTGGGGCCTGCCCCAGTTCAAGAACATGCTGAACGCCATCCCCGGCGCCGTCATGAAGTTCGCCTGGCCCGGTCTGGACGGCATGGTTGAAAAGACCCTTCCCATTGTGACCAAGAACAGCGCCTATGCTGCTGTCTTTACCTTCAACTGGCTGTCTGCTGGCGGCACCGCCATTCTGATCGCCGGTTTCATTGCCGTGCCTTTCATGCCCGGTTATTCCTTCGGCAAGGCCGTCAACTGCTTTGGCCGTACCATTTTCCAGCTGCGCTTCCCCATTCTGACCATCGCCATGATTCTTGGCCTGGCCTACCTCATGAACTACTCGGGCATGAGCTCCACAATGGGTATCGCCTTCACCCTGACCGGTTCGCTGTTCCCGCTGTTCTCGCCCATTCTGGGTTGGCTCGGCGTGTTCCTGACTGGTTCGGACACCTCGTCCAACGCTCTCTTCTGCGGTATGCAGCGTTCTACCGCCGAAGTTGTGGGCATGGACCCCAACCTGGCCGTGGCCGCCAACTCCTCCGGTGGTGTTACCGGTAAGATGATTTCGCCCCAGTCCATCAGTGTGGCCACCGCAGCTACCAATCTGGTGGGTCATGAAGGCGACCTCTTCCGCTTCACCCTGGGTCACAGTATCGCCATGACCCTGTTTATCTGCGCGCTCACCTATCTGCAGGCTGGCGTGCTCCACTGGATGCTGCCTTCCTAA
- a CDS encoding hybrid sensor histidine kinase/response regulator has product MTIRALIKSSNMTQLCMVLMLGLCTVWLGRSLYEVNGFLHNYYRFENLLAEISSASRETYRAALEFTSAGDARYLERWKQLLRVERGEVPRPEKAQLDPGETLSLAALADRLEIDAPTRASLRSILVQVDMLNSMTEAAIILALGPQREGSTAAQTLADRNAALRWMHENNLARLPDAIADATRKLGDTQYAELLTHLGEREAPLRWTMLAAIGALVLLGGTVLGNAYIFKARVVNPLDQVSGYAESVAAGFDPDPLRLKHRDELALMFASLQRMKGTLFSRIRELKEAERRARKSRQQAVLARSQALTSLELAQRASHVQDDFLRRISHEIRTPLNAIIGMSYLSLQTDLSSVQRDYLAQINKSGSVLLDMVNRILDFSSASEGSMRMERKVFALPYFMELLRQSVAGTALEKRLLLNFTLDPAIPATVVGDERHLEEVLRILLDNAVKYTVSGGVEFRVVPSDEPATREGVLRLTFVVSDTGPGLDSEEWKKLFEPFSLGDESMTRARSGLGLGLALARQLVNLMGGELSVQSAPGEGSRFSFSVEMDKADRSISPVASSEKTSFSIPVRPTVSSAFFSQKPDALEVTSESTLLEGQGDFRSAALAATLLTVSAAMPVEMLNGQGQSPGDGHYGAEPAAGPADMGASTAEGPSDQSADMTSDPAALLPLTVLVVEDNDINAQIARELLEQAGLEVILAANGQEALDQLENSAPSDVALVLMDVQMPVMDGLEATRRIRSLGFSPEDLPVVAMTAHTDIASRMDGKDVGMNDYLTKPVNPEMLYATLEKWLPGELRRNPARETPSEDMGCLDLQADSPLANAAVIKTDNASSSSEDGSVSRLQAMQARMKGQHSPAINIEAGLATVGNNRKLYLELLLRFVEHYGDSPVRLRAMLRDGDLNAAARMAHTVKGVAANLGVDRIHRLTRMMEDALPENPLDPGLLKAFDIEMGQVLEYVQAIDARASETKSGNLQLAEEHRTALLALLGELPKRVETDWGGVEGALEALMSLVEGTPHAGDMVAILAAVKDFDTAGMAERADRLREKLLREVA; this is encoded by the coding sequence ATGACTATCAGGGCCCTCATCAAATCCTCCAACATGACGCAATTGTGCATGGTGCTCATGCTCGGCCTGTGCACGGTCTGGCTGGGCCGCAGCCTGTACGAGGTCAACGGGTTTCTGCACAACTACTACCGCTTTGAGAATCTGCTTGCAGAGATAAGCAGCGCCTCGCGTGAAACGTACCGCGCCGCCCTTGAGTTCACTTCTGCGGGTGATGCCAGGTACCTTGAGCGCTGGAAGCAGCTGCTGCGCGTGGAGCGGGGCGAGGTTCCCCGCCCGGAAAAAGCGCAACTGGACCCCGGGGAGACGCTGTCGTTGGCAGCCCTGGCTGACAGGCTGGAGATAGACGCGCCCACGCGTGCCAGCTTGCGGTCCATTCTGGTTCAGGTGGACATGCTCAATTCGATGACCGAAGCCGCCATCATTCTTGCTCTGGGCCCGCAGAGAGAGGGCAGCACCGCCGCCCAGACTCTGGCCGACAGAAATGCGGCCCTGCGCTGGATGCACGAGAACAATCTGGCCCGCCTGCCCGATGCCATTGCTGACGCCACCCGCAAACTTGGCGACACGCAGTACGCCGAACTTCTGACCCATCTGGGAGAGCGCGAGGCTCCCTTGCGCTGGACCATGCTGGCGGCCATAGGCGCTCTGGTTCTGCTCGGGGGCACTGTGCTCGGCAACGCCTACATTTTCAAAGCCCGCGTGGTCAATCCGCTGGATCAGGTGAGCGGCTATGCCGAAAGCGTTGCCGCCGGATTCGATCCAGATCCCCTGCGCCTCAAGCACAGGGATGAACTGGCCCTCATGTTCGCCTCTTTGCAACGCATGAAGGGCACGCTTTTTTCCCGCATTAGAGAATTGAAAGAAGCCGAAAGGCGCGCGCGCAAAAGCCGTCAACAGGCCGTGCTGGCCCGGTCGCAGGCGCTGACCTCTCTGGAGCTTGCCCAGCGGGCCTCTCATGTGCAGGACGATTTTTTGCGGCGCATCAGTCATGAAATCAGAACGCCGCTCAATGCCATCATCGGCATGAGTTACCTCAGCCTGCAAACGGATCTCAGCAGCGTGCAGCGCGATTACCTCGCCCAGATCAACAAATCTGGCAGTGTGTTGCTGGATATGGTCAACCGGATTCTGGATTTTTCCAGCGCCAGCGAAGGGTCCATGCGTATGGAGCGCAAGGTTTTTGCCTTGCCCTACTTTATGGAGCTGTTGCGGCAGAGCGTGGCGGGCACGGCTTTGGAAAAGAGGCTGTTGCTCAATTTTACGCTGGACCCGGCCATACCCGCTACCGTGGTGGGCGATGAGCGTCACCTTGAAGAGGTGCTGCGTATTTTGCTGGACAATGCCGTCAAATATACTGTGAGCGGCGGCGTTGAGTTTCGCGTGGTGCCGTCAGACGAGCCGGCCACAAGAGAAGGGGTTTTGCGGCTGACCTTTGTGGTGTCGGACACTGGCCCCGGCCTTGATAGCGAAGAATGGAAAAAACTTTTCGAGCCATTTTCCCTTGGGGATGAGTCTATGACCCGTGCCCGCAGCGGCCTGGGGCTTGGGCTTGCCCTGGCGCGGCAACTGGTCAACCTCATGGGCGGCGAGCTGTCAGTGCAGAGCGCGCCGGGAGAGGGCAGCCGTTTTTCGTTTTCTGTAGAAATGGACAAGGCAGACCGTTCCATCTCGCCCGTAGCTTCTTCTGAAAAAACTTCTTTTTCCATTCCTGTCCGTCCCACCGTTTCTTCAGCATTTTTTTCCCAAAAGCCCGATGCCTTGGAAGTGACGTCAGAAAGTACGTTGCTTGAGGGGCAGGGGGATTTCAGGTCTGCCGCCCTGGCTGCCACCTTGCTTACGGTATCTGCGGCAATGCCAGTGGAGATGCTCAATGGGCAAGGGCAAAGCCCCGGCGACGGGCACTATGGCGCAGAGCCTGCTGCGGGACCAGCTGATATGGGCGCTTCCACTGCCGAAGGCCCGTCAGATCAGTCAGCAGACATGACGTCAGACCCTGCTGCGCTTTTGCCCCTCACCGTTCTGGTGGTGGAAGACAATGACATTAATGCCCAGATTGCGCGTGAACTGCTGGAGCAGGCGGGCCTTGAGGTTATTCTGGCCGCCAATGGGCAGGAAGCCCTTGACCAGTTGGAAAATTCCGCACCGTCAGACGTTGCCCTTGTGCTCATGGACGTGCAGATGCCGGTTATGGACGGCCTTGAGGCTACCCGGCGCATCCGTTCTTTGGGCTTCAGCCCCGAGGATCTGCCTGTGGTGGCAATGACGGCCCATACAGACATTGCCTCGCGTATGGACGGCAAGGACGTGGGCATGAATGATTATCTCACCAAGCCCGTGAATCCTGAGATGCTCTATGCCACCCTGGAAAAATGGCTGCCCGGGGAACTCCGGCGCAATCCCGCCAGGGAAACGCCTTCGGAGGATATGGGCTGTCTGGACTTGCAGGCGGATTCTCCGCTCGCAAATGCTGCGGTTATCAAAACGGATAACGCCAGTTCCAGTAGTGAAGATGGCAGCGTAAGCCGTTTGCAGGCCATGCAGGCCCGCATGAAGGGACAGCATAGCCCTGCCATCAATATTGAAGCTGGCCTTGCCACTGTTGGCAACAACAGAAAGCTGTATCTTGAGCTTTTGCTCCGTTTTGTTGAACACTACGGCGACAGCCCCGTGCGGTTGCGCGCCATGCTGCGTGACGGCGACCTCAATGCCGCAGCCCGCATGGCGCATACGGTCAAGGGGGTGGCGGCAAACTTGGGCGTTGACCGCATACACCGGCTGACCAGAATGATGGAAGACGCGCTGCCTGAAAATCCGCTGGACCCAGGGTTGCTCAAGGCTTTTGACATTGAAATGGGGCAGGTGCTTGAGTATGTTCAAGCAATCGACGCCCGTGCCAGCGAAACAAAAAGCGGCAATTTGCAACTGGCCGAGGAACACCGAACCGCGCTGCTGGCCCTTTTGGGCGAATTGCCCAAGCGCGTGGAGACGGACTGGGGCGGTGTCGAAGGCGCTTTGGAAGCACTGATGTCGCTGGTTGAGGGCACGCCCCACGCCGGGGATATGGTGGCCATACTGGCGGCGGTCAAGGATTTCGACACGGCTGGCATGGCAGAGCGTGCTGACCGGCTGCGGGAAAAGCTGCTGCGCGAGGTTGCCTGA